One genomic region from Mangifera indica cultivar Alphonso chromosome 17, CATAS_Mindica_2.1, whole genome shotgun sequence encodes:
- the LOC123200452 gene encoding receptor-like protein 1 isoform X2: MSNNKIDQFVNFKDYGGLKNLTILYLNDMETINATALFLSTLMSFSSLKTLYLSYNNAIQIEITQEFHNVTISLEELFLDYNKLHINFPNIVKICPSLKYLSMRFCEFNGVSKIEELHNLTSLEELYLDGSKLPRSFLQFVAPFTSLEVLSMSYCKFNGIPQVQGPLNLKNLESLDMEYTILNTSFSKIFRLGTSLQTLSLSNCGLSGTLADQGLCELMDLEELDIGYNDLRGALPPCLANLTSLRQLDISFNQIIGNISSSPLDNLESIEVLHISDNLFQISISLNSFFNLSNLKDFKSENNQVYTETMSYSMTPKF, translated from the exons ATGAGCAATAATAAAATTGACCAATTTGTAAACTTCAAag ATTATGGAGGCTTGAAGAACTTGACTATCCTTTATCTAAATGATATGGAAACCATTAATGCAACTGCTCTTTTCCTCTCAACATTGATGTCATTCTCCTCCTTGAAGACGCTTTACCTTTCATATAATAATGCTATTCAAATAGAGATTACTCAAg AGTTCCACAATGTGACAATTAGCTTGGAAGAATTGTTCTTGGATTATAATAAGCTCCATATAAACTTTCCAAATATTGTTAAAATCTGTCCTTCACTGAAATATTTGTCAATGAGGTTTTGTGAGTTCAACGGCGTCTCAAAAATTGAAG AGTTGCATAATTTGACCAGCTTGGAAGAACTGTACTTGGATGGTTCTAAGCTCCCCAGAAGCTTTCTACAATTTGTTGCACCGTTTACTTCACTGGAAGTTTTGTCAATGAGCTATTGTAAGTTCAATGGCATCCCGCAAGTTCAAg GTCCccttaatctaaaaaatttggaaagtttGGACATGGAATATACTATTCTCAACACAAGCTTTTCTAAAATCTTTAGGCTGGGAACTTCTCTTCAAACATTATCATTGTCTAACTGTGGACTTAGTGGCACGTTGGCCGACCAAG GCTTGTGTGAGCTGATGGATTTGGAAGAGTTGGATATTGGCTATAATGATTTAAGGGGTGCCTTACCTCCATGTCTTGCAAATTTGACATCACTTCGACAATTAGATatatctttcaatcaaattattggAAACATCTCCTCATCTCCTCTTGATAACCTAGAATCCATTGAAGTCCTCCACATTTCGGATAATCTCTTTCAAATCTCAATTTcactcaattcattttttaaccTTTCAAACCTCAAAGATTTCAAGAGTGAAAATAACCAAGTTTATACTGAAACCATGTCATATTCCATGACcccaaaattctaa
- the LOC123200452 gene encoding receptor-like protein 1 isoform X1, with amino-acid sequence MNLSILDISLNFFHGQILMNIGAKLPGLMLLKMSGNDFNGNIPSSLGNMSSLLGLDISNNNLSGEIPEQLVISCSLLVVLILSKNNLQGQIFSNNFGLTKLQSLQLDDNHFRGKIPESLLNCSTLQVLHLNDNNLSGKIPRWFGNLSYLIDIVMFNNQLEGLLPKELCQCQNLEILDLSENKIFGSLLPCLSPSNIRQVHLSRNRLRGQLKDVLYFNSSTLKVLDLSHNHLEGKIPNWIEKLSSLSYFTLSNNNLEGELPTQLCNLRKLRLIDFSQNNFYGKIPSCLNFTALYEGNENDESLIYELSNTYADIPYYVIAGFSVEDAPVMIRENEESIQFTTKRISYSYKAKMLPFMSGIDLSCNQLFGEIPHQIGNLTMIHTLNLSHNNLTGSIPKTFSNLKHIESLDLSYNNLNGNIPSELVEINTLSVFCVAYNNLSGKTPERTGQFATFEESSYEGNKFLCGWPLNKSCYPLESPSLAPKASSIIKGDDSDFVDMDIFYISFVVTYIVVLIAFATILYVNPYWRQTWFYLVEIWMLSCYYFVIDHLTLFCR; translated from the coding sequence ATGAATTTATCAATACTAGATATCTCCTTAAATTTTTTCCATGGTCAAATTCTGATGAATATTGGTGCAAAACTACCAGGGCTAATGTTGTTAAAGATGTCTGGAAATGATTTCAATGGTAACATTCCATCTTCTCTTGGTAATATGAGCTCCTTGCTAGGTTTAGACATATCAAACAATAACTTGTCAGGTGAAATACCTGAACAGTTAGTCATAAGTTGCTCATTACTAGTAGTACTTAttctttcaaagaataattTGCAAGGCCAAatcttttctaataattttggCTTGACAAAGTTACAAAGTTTGCAATTGGATGACAACCATTTTAGAGGAAAGATTCCAGAAAGTTTGTTAAATTGCTCTACTTTACAAGTGTTACATCTCAATGATAACAATCTCTCAGGTAAGATTCCAAGATGGTTTGGAAATCTATCATATTTAATTGATATAGTGATGTTTAATAATCAACTTGAAGGTCTACTTCCAAAGGAACTTTGTCAATGtcaaaatcttgaaattttggatctttcagaaaacaaaatatttggaAGTTTACTACCCTGTCTTAGCCCTTCAAATATCAGACAGGTTCATTTGTCGAGAAATAGATTAAGAGGACAATTAAAAGATGTTCTTTACTTTAATAGTTCAACCTTGAAGGTCTTAGATCTTAGCCATAACCACTTAGAAGGGAAAATTCCTAATTGGATCGAGAAACTTTCGTCCTTAAGTTACTTTACCTTAAGTAACAATAATCTTGAAGGTGAATTACCTACTCAATTATGCAATTTGAGAAAATTACGCTTGATAGATTTTTCTCAGAACAATTTTTATGGTAAAATTCCTTCTTGCCTAAATTTTACTGCCCTCTATGAAGGAAATGAGAATGatgaaagtttaatttatgaACTTTCAAATACCTATGCGGATATACCCTATTATGTTATTGCTGGATTCTCGGTTGAAGATGCACCAGTTATGATAAGGGAAAATGAAGAGTCGATACAGTTCACTACCAAAAGAATATCCTATAGTTACAAAGCAAAAATGCTCCCATTTATGTCTGGAATTGATCTTTCATGTAATCAATTATTTGGTGAAATTCCTCATCAAATTGGAAACCTTACAATGATTCATACTCTTAATCTTTCTCATAATAATTTGACAGGATCAATTCCAAAAACATTCTCAAACCTTAAACATATTGAGAGTTTAGATCTTTCTTACAATAATTTGAATGGAAATATCCCTTCTGAACTAGTAGAGATAAATACTTTGTCTGTATTCTGTGTGGCATACAATAATTTATCAGGCAAAACACCTGAAAGGACTGGACAATTTGCAACCTTTGAAGAGAGTAGCTATGAAGGAAATAAATTTCTTTGTGGATGGCCATTGAACAAAAGTTGCTATCCATTGGAGTCACCATCATTGGCACCAAAAGCTTCATCAATTATTAAGGGAGATgatagtgattttgttgatatgGACATTTTCTATATAAGTTTCGTGGTGACCTACATAGTTGTGCTTATAGCATTCGCGACAATTTTGTATGTGAATCCATATTGGCGACAGACATGGTTTTATCTTGTGGAGATATGGATGCTCTCTTGCTACTACTTTGTTATTGATCATCTCACACTTTTTTGTCGTTGA